DNA from Halogeometricum sp. S1BR25-6:
GGGTCGCCCCTCGTTCGCCGCGACGGACAGGAGTCCGGCGGCCCCCCGCGCCCGCGGACTCGGTACGTCGGCGAGGGCGCCGTATCTCCCCAAGAAGGCCTCGCGGACGCCGACGCGGAGGCGGCGCCGGACGCCGGCCGCCTCGGCGAACACCTCGCCGGCGGGCGTCGAGAACGCCTCGGCCGCGGATTCGACGGCCGCCTCCACCGAGTCGCCCGCGTCGACGCGTCGACCGACGAGCGAGAGGGCGTCGTCCAGTCCGTCCTCGACCGCTCGTGTGCGCGCCCGCACCTCCGCCGCGGGTCGGTAGCGCACGAGCAATCCGGCTCCGAGGCCCGAACCGACGGCCGTCAACCAGTCGGCCCACGGGGCGACGGCGGCCCCGACGACCCACCCCCCGGCGCCGCAGGCCACGGCGGCGCCCAGCGCTCGCGCGGGCGAGGAGGGGACGTCCGGGTGACTCGAATCGATGCGCGGCGGCGCCAGCGCCACCGGTCGTCGGAGCAGAATCCACGCCCCCGCGGCGACTAACGAGAGCGGAAGCAGCAGGTCGTAGACGGCGACGAACAGCGCTGTCGGAACCGAGACGCCGCCGGCGCGGGCCGCCGGGAGGACGCCGACCAGCGCCAACGGAAGCAGGACGCCGAAGGCGTAGACGCCCGTCGCCGGTCCGCGGACGTCCGCCGCGAACGACGCGAGGTCGTCCCGAGTGCCGTCCAGCACGGCGTCGAGCGCGCGGTCCAATGTCCGCTCTCGGTCCGTGGGCCGGGCGTCGGCGGCCGTCTGGAGCAACGAGACCGCTCTGGCGAGCGCCGGGAACCCTTCGGCCCATTCGGCGGCGAACGACTCGAACCCCGTGTCGGGCGTGCCGCGGGCGCGGCGGACGTGCTCTTCGAGACTGTCGGCCAGCGGTCCGTCGGCGGTATGCGCGGCGAAGGAGGCGGCGCGCTCGGGAACGGGGGCCAGTCGCATCCGGAGCGTCGCGCGGCCGACCAGCGCCGTCGTCTCCCCCAGCGCGCGCGTCCGCCTGAGCCGAGCGGCGGCGCCTGGCAACCGGTGAACGGCGTGCGTCCCCGCGAGTCCGACGGCGAGGCCGGCACAGAGGCGGACGAAGAGGGGGAGACCGGCGAACGCGAGCGTCGAGAGGAGGACCACCGCCAGCGAGAGCGGGAGACAGAGCCCGTACCCCGCGCGGACGACGGTTTCGGCGTCGGCGTCGCTGCCGAGGTACGCGAGCGCCTCGCGCAGGTCGTCGCTCGGGTCGACCGGCCACGGATACAGTCGCGCCAGCGCGTCGGCGATTCGCGGGAGGTCGGTCATCGCGGCGCCCCGGAACTACTATCCTGGGTCGGTAGGTCCTCCGGGCGCGTCCGGTCGGTCGCGGCGAGGCGCGAAAGCGTCCGCTTCCGGCGGTCGAGTTCGGCCAGCACGTCGGCGTAGGACTCGTCGTGCCGGGCCAGCGACGCCACCAAGGCGCTGTCGCCGCGGGCGACGACGCCGGTTCCGCCGGTGTCCCCGTTGTCCTCGCCGCTCCGGTCGTACAGCGTCTCGAATCCGAGCGCGGACTCGTCCCCGCGAACGCCGTCACCGCCTCGGCGGACCTCCGCGACGGCGTCGACGCGTCGCTCCGGGCCGTCGCGGGCGCAGACGACGACGAGGTCCGTCGCCGCGAACGACGACTCGGGGACCGCGAGGTCCGAGACGACCCGTTCGCGGACCGCGGCGGGCGAGTCGCCGTGGACGGTTCCGAGGACGGCGTGCCCGTGCGCGCCGACGCGCATCGCCTCGTACAGCGCGGCGGCCTCCTCGCCGCGCACCTCGCCGACGACGAGGGCGCCGTCGCCGAGTCGAAGCGCGGTTCGGACCGCGTCCGTGGGGGAGAACGACGACCCCTCTCCGAGTTCGGTGCGGAGCGGTTGCACGTCGCGGCCGCCCTCCCTGAGCGCGTCGACCGGGAGTTCGGGCGTATCTTCGACGGCGACGAGGCGCGTCGACGCCGGGAGTTCCCAGAGGAGCGCCGAGAGCAGCGTCGTCTTGCCCGCGCCGCGCGTCCCGGCGACGAGTCCGGTCGCGCCGCGTTCGGTCGCCACGGAGAGGAGCGCCGCCGCCTCGGCCGACAGCGTCCCGGCCGCGACGAGGCCGGGGAGCGTCCACGTCCGGTCGCCGTGCGCGCGGAAGGCGAAGCCGACGCCGTCGCTGGCGGGCGCGGTGACGCCCGCGACGCGGATGCGGCCGTTCGGCCCGCGGACGGTGGCGTCAAGCGCCGGCGAAGCCCGCGAGAAACCGCGTCCGCTGGCGCGTCGGAACCGGGAGGCGAGGGCCGCCGCGCCGTCGGCCGTGAGGCGGACGTTCGTTGGGAGGCGCTCGCCGTCGAGGGTGACGCGCACGGGGTTCGACTCGACGGGCGCGGAGGCGACCACGTCCGTCACGCGCGGGTCGGCGAACAGGTCGTCGAGGACGCCGTTGCCGCGCGTGTGGCGGTCCAGCACGTCCGAGAGCGTCTCGACCGGGTCGTCCTCGTCCGCGACGTGTCGGACGGCCCGGCCGGGGGCGCGTTCGCCCCCGCCGACGACGCCGCGGGCGAGGCAGTCGTACGCCGCGGAGAGGGTCGCCGTCGCGTCCGCGCCGAGGCCGTGCGAGACGGGCGTGAGGTGGTACAGCCGGTCCGCGCTCGTTTCCGGCCCGTCGGTCCGATACAGCCGAACCGTCGCGCCGGTGTCGAGTTCCCGCCGGTCGAGGAGCGTCGCGTCCGGCGGCGGACGGCCGACGACCCGCGACCGAGCGACGGACGGCCCGACGGAGCAGCGGAGTCGGTCCGCGTAGTCGTCCCCGCCTGCCTCTCCTCCACTGTTCCCGTTCCTTGGGACGACGTGTTCGACGCCCGCGACGAGACCCGTTTCGGCGGCGATTCGGGCCACCGGACCCGCTCGACCGGTCGCCCGGCGGGCGGCCGCGACGGGGTCGCGCAGGGCGCGGTCGGCCAGCGACTCGTCGTGGAAGCGCGCGCGTTCGACGAACCGGCCCGCCGCGAGGAGGAGACCGGCGGCGCCGTCGCTGTACGTGCGTTCGAGTCCGTCGGCGCGCGTGCGGACCGCGTCGGCGTCCCGGTCGGCGAGTGCGGCGACGACGGCGGCGCGGCACGCCGGGTCGCGCGCGAGGTCACCCGACCCGGGGCAGTCGTCGGCGTCGACGACGAGTTCGGTTCGGTCCGTACCTCGACCGACGGACGTCTCGAACGAGTGGTGACACCGGCACGCGTCCGTTCCGTCGACGTCGGCACCGTCGAAGACGACCGCGTTCGCGGCGGCGGCGAGAGCGGCGAAGTCGAGTGGCATGGGTCGGCTGGCCGCCTCCCGGTATAAGAAGCTCAGGTGCGACTTCGGCTCCCCCGCCCGACGACGAGCACTGGCGCGTCGCCCTCACCCGTCGCCCGCAGTGACAGCGAGACCGACCGCTCGCCGCGCCCGCGGAGGACGACCGGACCCCCCGGCGTCCGCACCGGAACCGGGAGAGAGAGCAGTCGCCGCGTCTCGCCGCCGCCCTCGACCGCGTAGGTCACGACGCTCCGGTTGCCCGGTCCGCCCGGCGACCCGCCAACGGCGACGTATTCGACCGCCGCGGCGGTCCACGTCGGCCGGGGGAGCGAGAGTACGACTGCTCTCCTCGGCGCGACGGCGGGGTCGCTCGTCGCGTCGCTGCCGACGGCGAGCGCGGACCCGGCGGCCGAGAGGCGCGCTATCGAGGTATCGAGCGCCGTCGCGGTCCGGTCGGCACGCGCGTCCTCGACCGCCGGGAGCGACGCGACGAGCACCGCCGTCGCCAGCACCGCCGCGAGGACGACGCGGAGCACGTCACAGCGCCCCGCGGAGACGGGCGGCGAGGGAGCCGGCGTCCGTCTCGTCCGCGGCCTCCGCTCCCGTCTCGGCCGCGTCGACGGCGGACGAGGGGTCGCCGTCGACGTCGTTCCCGTCCGGGAGGCGTTCGACGACGAGGCCGTCCGATTCCCGGTCGGCCGCCGCGCGTTCGGTCGCCGCGCGCTCAGCCGTCGCGAGGGCGAGGTCCGCGCGCCGCTCGACGGACTCGTTCACCGCCTCGACGCCGCCGAGCAGTCCGCGGACGGCGTCGAGTTCGGCCGTCAGTTCGGCCACCCGTCGTTCGAGTCGACGGATGGTCTCGGCCGTGCCGTCGTCCGCGGCGCCCCCGTCGGATGAGGCTCCGAGGGCGCCTGGGGCGGGTTCCGTGCTTGCGACAGCCTTCGAATCAGCGCGCTCTCCGTCGGTCAGGGCGCGTTCGACGGCGTCGAGGCGGGCGGCGAGCGTGGCGACGTCCGTCCGGTCGTTCGGCATGGGAGGGCTGGCTCCATCATGTCATATAAAGAATTGGTGGGGAAGCTTGAAGGTCGGTACTCTCTACAGAGTGGTATGAAGACCGTCCTGATAGGAGTCGGGCAGGCCGGGGGGAAACTCACCCGCGCGCTGGTCGACTTCGACGACCGAATGGAGTTCGGCGCAGTGCTCGGCGCCGTCGGCGTGAACTCCGCGAAGGCGGACCTCCGAGACTTGCCCTTCGAGACCGTCCTCGTCGGACAGGACCGAGTGAAGGGTCACGGCGTCGGCGGTGACAACGAACTCGGCGCGGCCGTGATGGACGCGGACAGGCGGGAAGTGCTGTCCGCTCTCGACGGCAGCGTCACGGCCGAAACCGAGGCCATCTTCGTCGTCGCCGGCCTCGGCGGGGGGACCGGGAGCGGCGGCGCGCCGGTCCTCGTGCGCGAACTCAAGCGGATATACGACGTCCCCGTCTACGCGCTCGGCGTCCTCCCCGGGCGGAACGAGGGCGCGATGTACCAAGTGAACGCGGGCCGGTCGCTGAAGACCGTTGCCCGCGAGGCGGACTCGCTGTTGCTCGTCGACAACGACGCCTTCCGAACGTCCGGCGAGAGCCTCGAAGAGGGGTTCGACGCCATCAACGAGGCCATCGCGCAACGCGTCGGCCTGCTGTTCGCCTCCGGCGAGGCCGTCGAGGGCGTCGCCGAGAGCGTCGTCGACTCCTCCGAAGTGATAAACACCCTCCGCTCGGGCGGCATCGCCGCACTCGGCTACGCCGCCGCCGAGTCGGCCGAGGACGCCGAAGGCAACATCAACACCGTGATGAGCACGACGCGGCGCGCCCTCCTCACCGGAACGAGCCTACCCGAGGCGTCGGAGGCCGACTCGGCGCTCCTCGTCATCGCCGGCGAACCCGACAAGATTCCCCGCAAGGGCGTCGAACGCGCCCGCCGGTGGGTCGAAGAGGAGACGGGCAGCCTGCAGGTCCGCGGCGGCGACTTCCCGCTGGGGTCCGACCGCATCGCGTCGCTCGTCCTCCTCGGGGGCGTCGAGCGTTCCGACCGCTTGGAAGCGTTCATGCAACGGGCGCGAGACGCCGCGAACGAGGCCGACGAGGCCGAACCCCGCGAGGATCCCGCGAACGCCTGGCGCACCGACGAACTCGACGACCTCATCTGAGCCGCGCCGAATCTCCAAAAGCAGTTCGAACGACAGATAGTACCGGACATTTCTAACCGAACGTGCGTCCCGTAGCTCCTCTCCGAAACGCGTGTCGACTGTAGCGGCGTATATAGTTCTGTTCACGAAGCGTTCTTGTGGGTGGATGCCATAGACGTGTGACGTGTTATCAAACACCGACATAACCGGACGATGTCGTTCTCGGCCGCTCATCGTGTTGGACGCCACGGGACGGCCGTGTCCGTAGACGGCTCCGGCCCGCTTCGGCGGAGCCTCGAAGTCGAGTACTGGGTCGTCGACGAGGAGGGTCGGCTGGTCGAACCCGACGGCCTCCTCGGGGCGGCCGACGGAACCGAACGCGAGTTCGTCGAGCCAATCTTGGAAATAAAGACGTCGCCCTGCGAGACGACGGCGGAACTGCGCGAGGAACTGTACGAACGACTCGGAGCCGTCCTCGGGCGCGCCGACGAACTCGGCAGGGGCCTCGTCCCCCTCGCGACGCCGATGAGCGAGGAGACGGTGGAGGAACTGGACAGCGAGCGGACGCGGGTGCAGAACCGCGTCGTCGGCGACGACTTCCGGTACGTGCGACACTGCGCGGGGACGCACGTCCACGTCGAACAGCGCCCCGGACGCGAAATCGACCAGTTGAACGCGCTCGTCGCCATCGACCCCGCGCTGGCGCTGGCGAACACATCGTCGTACTTCGACGGTCGGCGGTTGGCCGCCGGTGCGCGCTCGAAGCTCTACCGACGGATGGCGTACGGCGACGTGCCGCACCAAGGAGAACTGTGGTGCTACGCCGGCGACACGCGCGAGTGGTCGCGGCGACTCGAACGCCGCTTCGAGGAGTTCCTGACCACCGCCGTCGACGCCGGCGTCGACCGGGCGGCCGTCGAGTCGAACTTCGCCCCCGAGAGCGCCGTCTGGACGCCCGTCCAACTCAGAGAGTGCTTCTCGACGGTCGAGTGGCGCTCGCCCGACAACGCGCTCCCGAGCCAGGTGCTCAGACTCGCCGACGACGTGGCCGGGTTCGTCGAACGCCTCGACAACGCCGAACTCCGAATCGAGGGCAAGACGGGGTCCGTGAGCGACGAGACGGTGGTCGTCCCGGAGTTCGACGCCGTCTTGGAGTACGTCGACGCCGCCATCGAGGAGGGGCTGGAATCGGAGGCGGTCCGCTCGTACCTCGACCGGATGGGGTTCAACGTCGACGCCTACGCGCCGGTGACCCACGAGATAGACGGCCGCGAGACGGTCAGTCCCGAGGAGGCCCGCGAGATTCGACTGACGCACGCCGAGCGACTCGAACGCGACGTTCGGAGCGCGCGGCGGCGGAGCGGTCCGAGCGCGCGGGAGCGGACCGACTGACGAGCGACGAGAAAACGGAGAAATCGAATCGAATTCGCACCGAGCGACGGTCGGACGGTCGGTCCGCCGCTTACTGCGTGAGCAGGCTCGCGCCGTCGAAGTCGGTCCGACTGTAGTCGACCTCCATCAGGTCGAGGATTGTCGGGGCGATGTCGAACAGGTCCGCGTCCTCGATGGCCGCGTCGGGGTCGTCGATGAACAGCGACGCGTTGTCGAAGCTGTGCATCCCGTTGCGGGGGCCCTGTCCGAACACGTCGGCGTCGCCCTTGAACCCGGACTTCAGGTCGAAGCCGTGGTTCGGGACGACGACGAGGTCCGGGGCGATGTCGTCGTGGTCGCCGCGGAACGCCTCCTCCTTCTCGACGACGCGGTCCGCGACCTTCCGGCCGTTCGGACCTTCGAGGTTCTCCAGCATCTCCTTCAGTTCGTCGCGGCGCTCCTCGTACTCCGCTTCGGGGACGGCGCCGCGCGGTTCGCGACCCTCCAGGTTGAGGTAGAAGCGGCCGGGGATGAGCGAGTACGCGAGCGTGTCGTCGGAGATGTCGTCCAGTTGCTCGTGGTCGTCGTCCTCGTAGGAGAGCCAACCCTCCTCTTCGAGGAGCGCGTTGCAGTGGACCTCGTAGTCCAGCGAGGTGAACCCGTGGTCGGAGGCGACGACGAGCGTCACGTCGTCGGGGACGATCTCCCGAATCTCGCCGAGGTAGTCGTCCACCTTGCGGTAGAACTCCATGAACTTCTCTTTGT
Protein-coding regions in this window:
- a CDS encoding type II secretion system protein — translated: MTDLPRIADALARLYPWPVDPSDDLREALAYLGSDADAETVVRAGYGLCLPLSLAVVLLSTLAFAGLPLFVRLCAGLAVGLAGTHAVHRLPGAAARLRRTRALGETTALVGRATLRMRLAPVPERAASFAAHTADGPLADSLEEHVRRARGTPDTGFESFAAEWAEGFPALARAVSLLQTAADARPTDRERTLDRALDAVLDGTRDDLASFAADVRGPATGVYAFGVLLPLALVGVLPAARAGGVSVPTALFVAVYDLLLPLSLVAAGAWILLRRPVALAPPRIDSSHPDVPSSPARALGAAVACGAGGWVVGAAVAPWADWLTAVGSGLGAGLLVRYRPAAEVRARTRAVEDGLDDALSLVGRRVDAGDSVEAAVESAAEAFSTPAGEVFAEAAGVRRRLRVGVREAFLGRYGALADVPSPRARGAAGLLSVAANEGRPAGDALVAGADHLRDLRRVESDARRELAAVTGTLSNTAALFAPLVGGATVAMSARMGSVDATLADRGTEAGAATLGPELLGSAVGGYVLFLAVALTVLSTGLDRGLDRTLVGYRVGIALLAATGSYLAAFRGASLLF
- a CDS encoding type II/IV secretion system ATPase subunit, which produces MPLDFAALAAAANAVVFDGADVDGTDACRCHHSFETSVGRGTDRTELVVDADDCPGSGDLARDPACRAAVVAALADRDADAVRTRADGLERTYSDGAAGLLLAAGRFVERARFHDESLADRALRDPVAAARRATGRAGPVARIAAETGLVAGVEHVVPRNGNSGGEAGGDDYADRLRCSVGPSVARSRVVGRPPPDATLLDRRELDTGATVRLYRTDGPETSADRLYHLTPVSHGLGADATATLSAAYDCLARGVVGGGERAPGRAVRHVADEDDPVETLSDVLDRHTRGNGVLDDLFADPRVTDVVASAPVESNPVRVTLDGERLPTNVRLTADGAAALASRFRRASGRGFSRASPALDATVRGPNGRIRVAGVTAPASDGVGFAFRAHGDRTWTLPGLVAAGTLSAEAAALLSVATERGATGLVAGTRGAGKTTLLSALLWELPASTRLVAVEDTPELPVDALREGGRDVQPLRTELGEGSSFSPTDAVRTALRLGDGALVVGEVRGEEAAALYEAMRVGAHGHAVLGTVHGDSPAAVRERVVSDLAVPESSFAATDLVVVCARDGPERRVDAVAEVRRGGDGVRGDESALGFETLYDRSGEDNGDTGGTGVVARGDSALVASLARHDESYADVLAELDRRKRTLSRLAATDRTRPEDLPTQDSSSGAPR
- a CDS encoding DUF7311 family protein codes for the protein MLRVVLAAVLATAVLVASLPAVEDARADRTATALDTSIARLSAAGSALAVGSDATSDPAVAPRRAVVLSLPRPTWTAAAVEYVAVGGSPGGPGNRSVVTYAVEGGGETRRLLSLPVPVRTPGGPVVLRGRGERSVSLSLRATGEGDAPVLVVGRGSRSRT
- a CDS encoding DUF7310 family coiled-coil domain-containing protein, with translation MPNDRTDVATLAARLDAVERALTDGERADSKAVASTEPAPGALGASSDGGAADDGTAETIRRLERRVAELTAELDAVRGLLGGVEAVNESVERRADLALATAERAATERAAADRESDGLVVERLPDGNDVDGDPSSAVDAAETGAEAADETDAGSLAARLRGAL
- a CDS encoding tubulin/FtsZ family protein; protein product: MKTVLIGVGQAGGKLTRALVDFDDRMEFGAVLGAVGVNSAKADLRDLPFETVLVGQDRVKGHGVGGDNELGAAVMDADRREVLSALDGSVTAETEAIFVVAGLGGGTGSGGAPVLVRELKRIYDVPVYALGVLPGRNEGAMYQVNAGRSLKTVAREADSLLLVDNDAFRTSGESLEEGFDAINEAIAQRVGLLFASGEAVEGVAESVVDSSEVINTLRSGGIAALGYAAAESAEDAEGNINTVMSTTRRALLTGTSLPEASEADSALLVIAGEPDKIPRKGVERARRWVEEETGSLQVRGGDFPLGSDRIASLVLLGGVERSDRLEAFMQRARDAANEADEAEPREDPANAWRTDELDDLI
- a CDS encoding glutamate-cysteine ligase family protein — translated: MSFSAAHRVGRHGTAVSVDGSGPLRRSLEVEYWVVDEEGRLVEPDGLLGAADGTEREFVEPILEIKTSPCETTAELREELYERLGAVLGRADELGRGLVPLATPMSEETVEELDSERTRVQNRVVGDDFRYVRHCAGTHVHVEQRPGREIDQLNALVAIDPALALANTSSYFDGRRLAAGARSKLYRRMAYGDVPHQGELWCYAGDTREWSRRLERRFEEFLTTAVDAGVDRAAVESNFAPESAVWTPVQLRECFSTVEWRSPDNALPSQVLRLADDVAGFVERLDNAELRIEGKTGSVSDETVVVPEFDAVLEYVDAAIEEGLESEAVRSYLDRMGFNVDAYAPVTHEIDGRETVSPEEAREIRLTHAERLERDVRSARRRSGPSARERTD
- a CDS encoding alkaline phosphatase family protein codes for the protein MGLFDRLRGQDDPRVAFIGIDGVPFSLLADNPDEFPNMAALADAGSAGAIESIVPPESSACWPSLTTGVNPGETGVYGFQDRENGSYDTYVPMGRDVQATRLWDRVTDSGRKATVMNVPVTFPPQRNVQRMVSGFLSPSVDKAAYPDEFRDYLDGMGYIIDTNAKLGHKDDKTEFAENAHKTIDKRFEAFTHYLEQDDWDLFFGVFMTTDRVNHFLFKDYEDDTPDKEKFMEFYRKVDDYLGEIREIVPDDVTLVVASDHGFTSLDYEVHCNALLEEEGWLSYEDDDHEQLDDISDDTLAYSLIPGRFYLNLEGREPRGAVPEAEYEERRDELKEMLENLEGPNGRKVADRVVEKEEAFRGDHDDIAPDLVVVPNHGFDLKSGFKGDADVFGQGPRNGMHSFDNASLFIDDPDAAIEDADLFDIAPTILDLMEVDYSRTDFDGASLLTQ